AAAGTGCATTTTCACCAATAAAATCACGAAAAGTAGGATCCATCCCTGTCCCTTTTTTATGACCTGGAATGTGAAATTGAATTGGATTCTTCTTGGCATGTTCTACTAATCCTGTAAACAATGGAGTTTCATTTTGAGACAATTCTTGCCACACCTCTTTATAAAAATATGCCTATGTAGTTTTGGCTAAGTGATTAGGTGTTTACTATGGCCAATTTGTAGCCATACTCGCTTTCTCTACATAAAACAAATGAATTATAGCACTATGCCCCCTCTTTGCATAGGGGCAAACGCTTATTTTCTATTCGAGTTTTTAGTTTATACAATCCATTTGATAATACTCATTTTTATATAGTTTACATCTGACTACGTTCCCGGGGATAAAACCTAATGATAATCAGTGGTAAGTAGTAGCCAAGCTAAAGATTTAAGAATTACAATAGTGGAGATGCTAATTTAGGCAAGGAGGTAAATGAAATGGAATATAACTATCCAATTGACCATGATTGGTCTACTCAAGAAATTGTCGATGTCATACATTTTTATGAAGGTATTGAAAAGGCCTATGAAAAAGGGATTAAGCGTGAAGAACTAATGAATTTATATAGAAGGTTTAAAGAAATCGTACCAGGCAAAGCAGATGAGAAAAATTGGTTTCGTGCTTTTTTAGATGAAAGTGGCATGGACCCATATCCTGTGATTAGGGATATGAAACAGCGGAATGAAGGTAGTGTGTTAAAAGGTTATTAAAAAAAATGGTACGCTACATTCAGCGTACCATTTTCTTATGCATTTACGGCCATCTTATATAATGGAATTAACGTCTCAAATGTTTCCTTTGTAAATTCTATAAACCTTTTACCATCCTTCAAGAGAGGGTCATTTGCAGGAATATGGCGCCCTACTAGGAACTCAGCTTTTTTAACATCTCTAAAGCGTTCCAAACTCGCCTTTAACCCTTTGTCTCCGAGCTCCCCAAGTGAGTCAGCTTCCTTCTTCATGTGATCCATGGATAAGACGTAATCTTCAGGAATGAGCACCTTCACTTCTTTTTTGTTTTTTAGAAAGGCTTTAGCAATTTCGTTTTTATTTGGTAGCTCATAAATGAGGGCTAGCCAAATAAAAACATGGTCATCAAATAGTCCGACCTGGAAGTGGGGGTGCTTCTTATAGCCTCGTTTATTATGGGCAATGGCAAGCCAAGTATCCTTAGGGGGATTAACCGATCTTCTAGCGTGCTTTGCAATATGTAAAAACATTTCACTCCCAATTATGGAAGAGAGGTCTTCAGTAAGTGTTTCTCCAATTTCTTTAAACTTTGGTTGAATGCGTGATTGGATGGCTTCCATGCGACCTTCCAGCCCATCAATCGAAAATGTATCAAAATCGGATTGAGAAAATCCAGTAAATGCCATTAAGCATCATACTCCTTTATAAAAAATAATATGGACGAACTATAAAAATTACGGGTTTATTTTATCATACCCCCGGGAAAAAGGATTCTAAAAAGCTTATAAATAGTAATATATGGGTACTAGCACAATTTAGTTGCAGGAGAAATTACTTCATCATAGAATAGTATTACATAAATGATTTCTGAAAATTTAGATTTTGGTTTCGGGCGACTTTCTAAGAGAGGAGTGGCGATTGTGAAGCAACTCATGCACACCATTAAAAAGAAAGACCAAGAGCAACAAAGATTAGCGGTTTTACGTCTAGAGCTAAATTATGAGTTAGCCGTATTATACGAAGCCATGCAAAACGATGATAATGATCAAGCTCGAAAATGTAAAGAGCAACTAAAACGTATTAGAAACGAACTAATTCAATTAAATGGGTTATAAAGGTAGGATAAATGAATAGAATCAATGGATTTAAAACTGATGGATAAACGGATCTGTTCCTGAATAGGAAGTAGATCCGTTTTTTCGTTGGCTAACCTTTAAACTTGAATAGAGTCTGGATTATTTAGTAAGCTAAAGGTGAGAAGGTTTCTGGAGGCACAGACATGATAAATTGGGCAAAAATAGACAGGTTAGCTAAAGACTGGGTACTCGAAGCGGGTAAAAGAATTAAAGATACAATTGATGAGGAACTGTTAATCGAAACCAAGTCCGATGCCAATGACTTAGTAACGAATGTAGATAAGGAAACAGAACAATTTTTTATACATAAAATTAACGAACTAGACCCAACTCATAAGATTCTTGGGGAAGAAGGATTTGGAGACAAGGTAGATTCCATGGACGGTGTTGTCTGGATTTTGGATCCAATCGATGGAACTATGAATTTTGTTCATCAAAAGAGAAATTTTGCAATATCACTAGCTGTGTATGAAAATGGTGTTGGTAAAATAGGGATCATTTATGATGTGATGGCAGATGACATGTACCATGTACGACCAGGTGAAGGTGCTTATTTAAATGATACAAAGCTCCGTCCATTGCAAAATGTTCCTTTATCTAAAGCTGTGATTGCTTTGAATGCCACTTGGATTGTACCGAATAAAAGGATAGACTATACAAAGCTTTCTCCATTGGTAAAAGAAGTAAGAGGGATTCGTTCTTATGGGTCAGCAGCCATTGAGTTGGCTTTTGTGGCATCAGGAAGGTTAGATGGATATATTACGATGAGGTTGTCTCCATGGGATTATGCAGCGGGGAAATTGCTTGTTGAAGAAGTAGGCGGTATAACTTCTAATTTGAAGGGGGAACCACTGTCTTTACTTAATAAGTCTTCCTTATTTGTAGGAAGTCCAAAAATTCATGAGGAAATTTTGGAAAAGTATTTAGACAGTTATGAAGGAATTTAATGAAATGAAAAAGACTGTTTAGGTTATTTTAAGCCTATAACAGTCTTTTTTTTTTTGCTATATGATATTTAACCCTGCCAAGAGGAGAAACGTTAATAGAGGGAACGTTTTACAAAAATCATGTTACAACAATAATGTAAATAAAAGAATCGTTATCCCAATACCTGACCTAGAAGTATTACGATAACGATTCTCTAACCAAACTAATTCAATTTCCGGCTTTCTCACGCAGTTTCCTTTTCGTACGAAAACCAAAGCCCATAACAACAATTGTTCCAATAATACAGGCGATAATACCGAGGGCACTACCTTCGCTTACAAATATTCCAATGCCACTAATACAAAGAACAGCTAAGATGGCATACACAACAAATATTTTATTTTCAGAAGCCATTATTTAATCTCCTTTCTAACAGAAACAGTGCTTAATTATTTTTATTGTACAGTTTCAAAGCTTGACCGGGTAAGCGAGGACCGTTCGCTCTTATTTGTCTAGCTGCAGGGCCTAGCCCCTCGAGGTCACAAGCCAAGCCTCCCAGAAAGGTAAAGAACACCTTTCCGTGAGCCTCGTCTTGTGCTTGTCGGGGCTGGTCGAGGCCCTTCCACTTTTGTTAATTGTATCGAAGGTTCGTGATTATTTCTAGTAACCTGTGTTATAATGTTCTAGTTGTAATTTGGATTTACGCAATTTAGGTTAAAAAAACCCCTAAACAGGGATTAAAATATAGAAAGCAGGTTGACATCATGTCAGTACGTAATATTGCAATTATTGCACACGTAGACCACGGAAAAACAACAATCGTAGATCAAATGTTAAAACAATCAGGTACATTTCGTGAAAACGAGCATGTAGATGAGAGAGCTATGGACTCAAACGACATCGAAAGAGAACGTGGGATAACCATTTTAGCTAAGAACACAGCTATTCACTATAATGATGTAAAAATTAACATCTTAGATACACCAGGACATGCTGACTTCGGTGGAGAAGTTGAGCGTATTATGAAAATGGTTGACGGTGTTCTACTAGTTGTAGATGCATATGAAGGATGTATGCCTCAAACACGGTTTGTGTTAAGAAAAGCATTAGAACAAAAGCTTCAGCCAATTGTTGTCATTAACAAAATTGATAAGCCAAGTGCGAGACCTGAAGAAGTAGTAGATGAAGTGTTAGACTTGTTTATTGAGCTTGGAGCAAATGAAGACCAGCTTGAATTCCCAGTTGTTTATTCTTCGGGACTTAATGGAACATCAAGTTTAGATCCAGATCCAGCGAAACAAGAAGATAATATGCATGCACTGATGGATCAAATTATTGAGTCTATCCCAGAACCGCCTCAAAACCAAGAGGAACCACTTCAAATGCAAGTAGCCTTATTAGACTACAATGAATACGTTGGACGAATCGGGATTGGACGCATTTATCGAGGTTCTGTCAAAGCGGGTCAAAGTGTTACACTTATGAAGCGTGATGGGAAAATGGAGAATCATCGAATTGTAAAATTGTTCTCCTTCCTTGGCTTAAAACGTCATGAAGTTCAAGAAGCGTTCGCAGGTGATATTGTTGCGATTTCTGGAATGGAAGAAATCAATGTTGGGGAAACCGTTTGTGATCGCGAACACCCTGAAGCTCTTCCGGTTATGAAAATAGATGAGCCAACTCTAAAAATGACTTTCCTTGTGAATAATAGTCCATTCGCTGGATTAGAAGGAAAATGGGTAACTGCTAGAAAAATTGAAGAGCGTTTAAATGTTCAACTTAAGACGGATGTTAGTTTAAAGGTTGAACCAACAGACTCTCCTGATGCTTGGACTGTTTCGGGTCGTGGGGAACTTCACCTTTCCATCCTTATTGAAAACATGAGACGTGAAGGATATGAACTTCAGGTATCAAAACCAGAGGTTATTATTAAAGAAGTTGACGGAGTTCTTAGTGAGCCTGTAGAAAGAGTACAAATTGATATCCCTGAAGAATATATGGGGAATGTAATGGAATCTATTGGGGAAAGAAAAGGCGAAATGCTAGATATGACTCATACGAGCACGGGCCAAGTTCGTATTATTTTCTTAGTTCCATCCAGAGGATTGATTGGTTATCGTACAGAGTTCCTATCTATGACTAGAGGATATGGAATTTTACACTCTAACTTTGATTCGTACAAGCCAGTATACACTGGACCAGTAGGGGAAAGACGTCAAGGTGCGCTTGTTTCAATGGAAAAAGGAAAAGCGACTCAATACTCGCTAGTTGCTCTAGAGGACCGTGGTGTTATGTTTATTGAGCCGGGAACAGAAGTATATGAAGGTATGATTATCGGTGTAAATAATAAAGAAGGCGATTTGAACGTAAACGTAACAAAAGCAAAACAAGCAACGAATGTTCGTTCTGCTACGAAAGATCAAACCGTTACAATGAAAAAACCAAAAATCCTTTCTCTAGAAGAAGCGCTTGAATTCTTGAATGATGATGAGTATTGTGAAGTGACTCCTGAATCTATTCGTCTTCGTAAAAAGTTATTAAACAAATCTGAACGTGAAAAAATTGCACGTAAGAAGAAGTACGAGGTAACAAAAGGCTAAAGGGTGGTGTAAGCTATGGTGGATGTATCAGAAAGACTTACTTTCTTTGCCGCATTATTTAATGTAGATGAAAACCCTGAGGCGGGTATGTGGTATTTATATGGGACCATTATTTTATTGTGTATTGTCGTATATAAATTAGGATTTGCGAAGAAGCTCCCGCCTCTTAAGTCCTTTATTATTTACTTGTTTTTAATACTTGGCTGTACGATTTTAACATTCTTAGGTGTTTTTTTACCGGTTGCAGAAGGATTAGTTGTGGCTGCTGTCATATTAATAATATATAAAATCCGTCTAAAACAACAAAAGAAACACGAAGAAGTTGATGGAGTAAGCTAAGGGGTGTAGGTCTTTGAGATCCATACAGGACGCTTTCTTTAATTGGTTATCAATCCGAGAAGTAGCAATAGCGAGGCCAGATGATGTTGCTGCGAAGGATACAGAACAATTATTCTTAAGTATTCTGCAAGACCAATATGGTGTTGGTGATGTGCAGGTCGAGAAAGAAGATGAGTTTGTCTTTGTTTCGTATGAACAAAGTGGGGAGAAGAAGCAAATGAAGCTTCCTAAGGATTATGTTGAATCAATGATTGATCAAATGAATCGAGACCCTGAGAAATACAAATAACCCGCTGAATTTCAGCGGGTTTTTGTTTGTTTGTTATATAGGATAAAACATTTGTCCTATATCCAATCATCATCTTCTTTTGGTGGTTCATATAACTTGAAATTCCCAGATTTCTGACGCTCTTCTGTTTTATCTGCAATTCTCTGGTCGCAATCTTCGCATAGATATGTATGTATGGGTCTATTCCTAAACTTTTTCGCTAAAGGAGAATGGTCTGGTATTGTATCAATCTTTTCACATATAAAACAACGAACTCTCAAAGACAGTCACCTCAATTTTGTCCTAACGCAAACAGTATATCACGCCCAGTGCTCTTCTGAAAGAGTTTATGCTAATTTCTCCATTCTGACGGGTGACTCAATCGCTTCATCACTGCTCACCGTTTCTTAAAACTGAACATATGATAATAATAAAAAAAAGGAGGCGATTAGCCCCCGTTGTTATTTTTGATTATTTGATTGATCTTGTTGTTCTTTATCTAATTGATTACGTTCTTTTTGATTAACATTACCTTTTTGTTTTTCAGTTGCTTGTTTTGGTGTTGTTTCGTTTAGATGTTCTGGAATATCGGGCATAATTCGACCTACGATATCAGATAATTCATTCATAATCCCCTGAACTGGTTCACCACGCTCAATATCACTTCCAATTTCGTTCAAGCGCTGCATAATATCTGGATCCGCTACGACAATCGCTTCAGCACCATATGGATCTTGCTTTAAGGCCTCAATAACTGAGTATTTCACTGTACCTACTTGTGACCGCTCCATATTTTCATCTACATCTATACCTACAATTGCATAGTTTCCAAGCACTACAGCTGTAGCATCTTTTACATTAGGTACCCTAGTCGTTAGCTCTACTAGATGCTCAGATATTTGTTGACCTGATTTACGATCTACAGTATCAAAGGTACTGTTTCGAACTCTAATTAAGGATTCATCATTATTTCTCGCAGTCTGGTTATTCGCGTTGTTTGCGTCTTGATTCCCGTTACAACTAACTAGAAACACCACACAAAAAACAAGAAAACCTAATTTCTTTAACATATACATTCACCCTTTAGCTCTGTATTGTCTTACTTTTACTCTTTGATGAAGCGGTGTTAATCAGTGTCTACTCCTAGTGCCTATTCCTTGTGAGAAAACAAGTGCATCGTCGGTCGGACATAAGCCTAATGGAAGTTGGTAGTGATCAATCAGGCACTCTCATTTTCAATTAGTTTGCAAATGTTCTTCTATCTTTATTCACTTGGACATATATTTTAGCAAGGCTACAGCTTTAAAAATGCTTCACACAACGTAGTGTGGAGTAATGAAGATCTATCCATCTCTATTAGAGCTCCACATGAAATGGGAGTTCAAGGCACTTCCGCTTTTCTACTAATACTGACAACTGAATAGAAAATTCTCTAAGCAGGGGGCGGCAGTTTGAATAAAATTTATGTATTAGATACCAATGTCTTATTACAAGATCCGTTTTCAATTTTTTCTTTCGAAGATAATGAGGTAGTAATACCAGCAGTCGTTTTGGAGGAAGTAGATTCTAAAAAGAGGTACATGGATGAAATTGGACGAAATGCAAGACAAGTATCTAAACTTATAGATCGCTTAAGAGAAAATGGAAAGTTACACGAGAAGATTCCCTTAGAAAATGGGGGGTCACTCCGTATCGAGTTAAACCATCGGTCATTCCATCAATTACAAGAAATTTTTATTGAGAAAACCAATGACAACAGAATTCTAGCTGTGGCTAAAAATTTATCCTTAGAAGAGGCAACAAAAGAAAATGGGAAGCCAGTTATTCTTGTGAGTAAAGACACGTTAGTGCGTGTAAAGGCAGATGCTATAGGGTTATTTGCTGAAGACTTCTTGAGTGACCGAGTTGTTGAGGTTGATGATATCTATTCCGGTTTTTGTGATTTATATGTAAGTACTGAAACATTGAATCAGTTTTATGAAAGAGGAGAAATGGCACTCTCCGATTTTACACACCATTCTTTTTATCCTCATCAATTCCTCATACTGAGGGATGCTCTAGGCAGTTCTTCCGCCATAGCAATGGTTGATTCTTCCGGTAAAAGTATCAAAAAACTAACAACGAAGGAACCTCATATTTGGGGGATAAAACCTAGGAATGTTCAACAAACAATGGGGGTTGAACTTTTACTTCGAAATGATATTAACTTAGTCACTATGGTTGGAAAAGCTGGTACTGGTAAGACATTGCTCGCTTTAGCAGCTGGCCTTTTACAGACTGAGGATTACGGGCTATACAAAAAGCTTCTAGTTGCTAGACCAATCGTTCCAGTAGGAAAAGATATTGGTTTCTTGCCAGGTGAAAAACAGGAGAAATTACGACCTTGGATGCAGCCTATTTTTGATAATCTTGAGTACCTATTTAATACAAAGAAACCAGGGGAATTAGATGCTATTTTAGCGGGTATGGGGTCTATTGAAGTAGAAGCTTTAACTTATATAAGAGGTAGAAGTATTCCTGAGCAGTTTATTATCATTGATGAAGCTCAGAACCTAACCAAACATGAAGTGAAAACCATCTTAACACGGGTTGGGGACAAGAGTAAGATTGTGCTAATGGGAGATCCACAGCAGATTGATCACCCTTATTTAGATGAGTATAATAATGGGCTTACGTATGTAGTAGAGAAGTTTAAAGACCAGTCTATTGCTGGACATGTTAAATTGGTTAAAGGAGAAAGATCGAGCTTAGCAAAGCTTGCAGCAGATTTATTATAAAGAGATTATGCAAGAATGAAAAACCCCCCATTAAAAAATGGGAGGTTCAATATTAGCGAACTGTTAAGGATCTGACATGTTTAATGGGATTATTCACATTTGAACCATTCCCATAAATCACATGAACAGGTCCATCTTCTTTGAGAGGCTTTCCTTTAATAGAGAATAATAATATTAGATCAAAGGCATCTTTTAATGAAACAGACACTTCTCCTTCTGTCGTTTCAATCACGACCTCTTTAGCCGATTCAGAAGGTTCCGCTGTTTCTAAGAAGGGCTTGAGTTTCATACCAAACGTTCCAGTAAGAATTTTTTCCTTTTGGAATTTCTTTTCTGTTTTAATGGTAGGTGGAGAAACGGCTCCCTCCATTATTTCTTTTTCCCAATTCTTTGAAAGAACTTCAGAAAAATCAATCGTTTCCTTTGAATTCTCAGAATTCGTAAGTCCTTCTTCTAAATCAATCTTTCTGTCATCAAAAATCCAAACAGACGGATCTAAAGTAAGAGGAAATTGGACATTCCCCTTTAAAGGAATAATAAGATCCATGTACTAAACAGTCCTTTCATTTCTTAAGTTTACCTATGTGTAGGTTAGCTTCGCTTAGGTCATGCTTGTATCTTTCTTCCTTATATCGAATATATTAAGAAGAAAAAAGGGTGTTTTGTGTGACATGTGATGCTAGCAAAGAGCTTGAAGACTTAGTGGCTAAAGCAAGGCCATATAGTCAACACGGAAAACTTGCCTCCTACATTCCAGCATTAGAGAAGGCAAACAAGGATGACCTTTCAGTTGCAATCTATCATTTAGATGATGGTACATGTACATATGCTGGTGATTATCAAGAAAAGTTCACGTTACAAAGTATATCAAAAGTTTTGAGCTTAGCATATGTTTTGGCTCATATTGGTGAAGGGAAAGTCTTTCAGAAAGTCGGGATGGAGCCCACTGGTGATCCATTCAACTCGATAGCCAAGCTCGAAACTTCCAAACCATCCAAACCATTGAACCCTATGATCAATGCAGGTGCACTAGTTGTGACAAGTCTTATACCAGGTCAAAATACTTCTGATAAGTGGGAAAAGTTTCTTCAATTTGTCCAAACATTATCCGGTAATACAGAAATCGGTTACTGTAAAGAGGTTCAGGAATCTGAATTTGAAACTTCTAATTTAAATCGCGCTTTGTGTTACTTCATGAGGCAGCATGGTGTCTTAGAGGGAGATGTTGAGTCCATCATGGAGCTATATACAAAGCAATGTTCAATCGAAATGAATTGTTTAGATTTGGCAAGAATTGGAGCAGTATTTTCGAATAATGGTAGAGATCCATTAAGTAAGAAGGAGCTCATTCCGGAACAGATTGCTCGAATATGCAAAACCTTTATGGTGACATGTGGGATGTATAATGCATCTGGAGAATTCGCGATGAAGGTAGGAATACCAGCTAAAAGTGGAGTTTCAGGTGGGATACTAGGTGTCATCCCCAATCGTTGTGGAATTGGTGTCTTTTCTCCTGCGTTAGATGAGAAGGGAAATAGTCTTGCTGGGTGGACATTATTAGAACTTATGAATAAAAAGTATGACTTTAGTATTTTCTAATAATTTCAGTTACTTACACACATTTTTAGTCCCCCCATTCTTCCTTGCAATTTCATTGATTTACAGTTAAAATTTATAGATAGAATCGGCTTTTAGAGGTAAAATGCAAGAGATAAAATGTCTCCTGAAATATATCTTTAAATGTACGTAATGGGGGGATCTCCGTGGCACAAGAGACAACCGTGAACACAAGTGAGAAAGCTTTTGAGCTACTTAAGGCAGATGCTGATAAAATATTTAAGTTAATAAAAGTGCAGATGGATAATTTAACCATGCCACAGTGCCCTCTTTATGAGGAAGTCCTGGATACTCAAATGTTTGGCTTATCTAGAGAAATAGATTTTGCTGTTCGACTTGGATTAGTCGAGGAGAAAGATGGAAAAGGGCTACTGGATGCACTTGAGCGAGAATTGTCTGCATTACATGAGGCATCACAAAAGAAATAGGTGAAAAACTCAAACAGTCGTATAGTTATTGTTTGAGTTTTTTTTATTCGGGGAAAAAGTAATGATATGTATTCATAAACTGATTTCATTTCATTTTGATTGCAAAGCAAAGGACTAGCAGGATTTTTCCTGCTTTTTATGGAAACTAAAGTGTAGATAGAAAACCGATGAGGTAGATGACATGTTAAAGAAAATCCTAAAATCCTATGATTATTCCTTAGTAATTACATATATTTTACTCTGTATTTTCGGCCTGGTCATGATCTATAGCGCGAGTGTTGTTTGGGCCGTTCAACAGCTTGGTCAACCGAGTGATTTCTTTTTCCAAAAACAGAAAATCAATCTTTTGGTATCTTTTATTGCCTTTTTGGCAGCTGCTGTTTTTCCTTATAAAATCTTTCAATTTAAGAAATCATTAGCCATTATTATGGGGCTCATCACCTTAAGCTTATTTTTCATTTTTATCTTCGGTCATACAGCTAATAACGCACAAAGTTGGTTTAAGTTTGGAAATAGTAGTTTTCAGCCTTCTGAATTTGCAAAGCTTGGCTTAATCATATATCTGGCCGCAGTTTATGGAAAAAAGCAATCTTACATAAACGACTTTAACAAAGGAATTGTCCCTCCACTTTTATTTTTAATGTTGAGCGTATTCTTGGTAGCTATTCAACCAGACTTTGGAACCGCCTTTATTATTTTCATGATTGGGGCTCTTATGATTCTTTGTTCAGGCATGAACTTAAAGAGTTTATTCAAGCTATTTCTTCTTGCTATGGTGGCGTGTATTCTTTTTTCACCGTTCTTCCTTATGAAGAAAGATGAGATATTTTCAGAAGAGAGAATGGGAAGAATTGACGGA
Above is a genomic segment from Bacillus carboniphilus containing:
- the glsA gene encoding glutaminase A, producing the protein MTCDASKELEDLVAKARPYSQHGKLASYIPALEKANKDDLSVAIYHLDDGTCTYAGDYQEKFTLQSISKVLSLAYVLAHIGEGKVFQKVGMEPTGDPFNSIAKLETSKPSKPLNPMINAGALVVTSLIPGQNTSDKWEKFLQFVQTLSGNTEIGYCKEVQESEFETSNLNRALCYFMRQHGVLEGDVESIMELYTKQCSIEMNCLDLARIGAVFSNNGRDPLSKKELIPEQIARICKTFMVTCGMYNASGEFAMKVGIPAKSGVSGGILGVIPNRCGIGVFSPALDEKGNSLAGWTLLELMNKKYDFSIF
- the typA gene encoding translational GTPase TypA, whose translation is MSVRNIAIIAHVDHGKTTIVDQMLKQSGTFRENEHVDERAMDSNDIERERGITILAKNTAIHYNDVKINILDTPGHADFGGEVERIMKMVDGVLLVVDAYEGCMPQTRFVLRKALEQKLQPIVVINKIDKPSARPEEVVDEVLDLFIELGANEDQLEFPVVYSSGLNGTSSLDPDPAKQEDNMHALMDQIIESIPEPPQNQEEPLQMQVALLDYNEYVGRIGIGRIYRGSVKAGQSVTLMKRDGKMENHRIVKLFSFLGLKRHEVQEAFAGDIVAISGMEEINVGETVCDREHPEALPVMKIDEPTLKMTFLVNNSPFAGLEGKWVTARKIEERLNVQLKTDVSLKVEPTDSPDAWTVSGRGELHLSILIENMRREGYELQVSKPEVIIKEVDGVLSEPVERVQIDIPEEYMGNVMESIGERKGEMLDMTHTSTGQVRIIFLVPSRGLIGYRTEFLSMTRGYGILHSNFDSYKPVYTGPVGERRQGALVSMEKGKATQYSLVALEDRGVMFIEPGTEVYEGMIIGVNNKEGDLNVNVTKAKQATNVRSATKDQTVTMKKPKILSLEEALEFLNDDEYCEVTPESIRLRKKLLNKSEREKIARKKKYEVTKG
- a CDS encoding PhoH family protein, which produces MNKIYVLDTNVLLQDPFSIFSFEDNEVVIPAVVLEEVDSKKRYMDEIGRNARQVSKLIDRLRENGKLHEKIPLENGGSLRIELNHRSFHQLQEIFIEKTNDNRILAVAKNLSLEEATKENGKPVILVSKDTLVRVKADAIGLFAEDFLSDRVVEVDDIYSGFCDLYVSTETLNQFYERGEMALSDFTHHSFYPHQFLILRDALGSSSAIAMVDSSGKSIKKLTTKEPHIWGIKPRNVQQTMGVELLLRNDINLVTMVGKAGTGKTLLALAAGLLQTEDYGLYKKLLVARPIVPVGKDIGFLPGEKQEKLRPWMQPIFDNLEYLFNTKKPGELDAILAGMGSIEVEALTYIRGRSIPEQFIIIDEAQNLTKHEVKTILTRVGDKSKIVLMGDPQQIDHPYLDEYNNGLTYVVEKFKDQSIAGHVKLVKGERSSLAKLAADLL
- a CDS encoding DUF1054 domain-containing protein, with the protein product MAFTGFSQSDFDTFSIDGLEGRMEAIQSRIQPKFKEIGETLTEDLSSIIGSEMFLHIAKHARRSVNPPKDTWLAIAHNKRGYKKHPHFQVGLFDDHVFIWLALIYELPNKNEIAKAFLKNKKEVKVLIPEDYVLSMDHMKKEADSLGELGDKGLKASLERFRDVKKAEFLVGRHIPANDPLLKDGKRFIEFTKETFETLIPLYKMAVNA
- a CDS encoding YlaF family protein — translated: MASENKIFVVYAILAVLCISGIGIFVSEGSALGIIACIIGTIVVMGFGFRTKRKLREKAGN
- a CDS encoding YlaH-like family protein, translated to MVDVSERLTFFAALFNVDENPEAGMWYLYGTIILLCIVVYKLGFAKKLPPLKSFIIYLFLILGCTILTFLGVFLPVAEGLVVAAVILIIYKIRLKQQKKHEEVDGVS
- a CDS encoding FtsW/RodA/SpoVE family cell cycle protein, encoding MLKKILKSYDYSLVITYILLCIFGLVMIYSASVVWAVQQLGQPSDFFFQKQKINLLVSFIAFLAAAVFPYKIFQFKKSLAIIMGLITLSLFFIFIFGHTANNAQSWFKFGNSSFQPSEFAKLGLIIYLAAVYGKKQSYINDFNKGIVPPLLFLMLSVFLVAIQPDFGTAFIIFMIGALMILCSGMNLKSLFKLFLLAMVACILFSPFFLMKKDEIFSEERMGRIDGFLAPFEDVEDHGYHLVNSYYAIGLGGLFGKGLGESTQKLGYLPEPHTDFIISIISEELGIFGVGFVIFSLGFIVLKGIRVSTKCRDPFGSLLAIGISSMIGIQSFINLGGASGVIPITGVPLPFISYGGSSLLLLSLSMGLLVNVSMFTNYDRKYKESKDQTTPQDSTAGPERKFYTINGNQRTISR
- a CDS encoding YlaN family protein, translated to MAQETTVNTSEKAFELLKADADKIFKLIKVQMDNLTMPQCPLYEEVLDTQMFGLSREIDFAVRLGLVEEKDGKGLLDALERELSALHEASQKK
- a CDS encoding YlaI family protein, whose amino-acid sequence is MRVRCFICEKIDTIPDHSPLAKKFRNRPIHTYLCEDCDQRIADKTEERQKSGNFKLYEPPKEDDDWI
- a CDS encoding peptidyl-prolyl cis-trans isomerase, with amino-acid sequence MDLIIPLKGNVQFPLTLDPSVWIFDDRKIDLEEGLTNSENSKETIDFSEVLSKNWEKEIMEGAVSPPTIKTEKKFQKEKILTGTFGMKLKPFLETAEPSESAKEVVIETTEGEVSVSLKDAFDLILLFSIKGKPLKEDGPVHVIYGNGSNVNNPIKHVRSLTVR
- a CDS encoding UPF0223 family protein; this translates as MEYNYPIDHDWSTQEIVDVIHFYEGIEKAYEKGIKREELMNLYRRFKEIVPGKADEKNWFRAFLDESGMDPYPVIRDMKQRNEGSVLKGY
- a CDS encoding inositol monophosphatase family protein, which produces MINWAKIDRLAKDWVLEAGKRIKDTIDEELLIETKSDANDLVTNVDKETEQFFIHKINELDPTHKILGEEGFGDKVDSMDGVVWILDPIDGTMNFVHQKRNFAISLAVYENGVGKIGIIYDVMADDMYHVRPGEGAYLNDTKLRPLQNVPLSKAVIALNATWIVPNKRIDYTKLSPLVKEVRGIRSYGSAAIELAFVASGRLDGYITMRLSPWDYAAGKLLVEEVGGITSNLKGEPLSLLNKSSLFVGSPKIHEEILEKYLDSYEGI
- a CDS encoding YhcN/YlaJ family sporulation lipoprotein; translation: MLKKLGFLVFCVVFLVSCNGNQDANNANNQTARNNDESLIRVRNSTFDTVDRKSGQQISEHLVELTTRVPNVKDATAVVLGNYAIVGIDVDENMERSQVGTVKYSVIEALKQDPYGAEAIVVADPDIMQRLNEIGSDIERGEPVQGIMNELSDIVGRIMPDIPEHLNETTPKQATEKQKGNVNQKERNQLDKEQQDQSNNQK